The following DNA comes from Streptomyces pristinaespiralis.
AGGACGCGGGATGAAGTACGAGGCGGTCACCTGGGCCTCGCGGTTCACCATCGCCGGGCTGGCGATCCTTCTGTGCATGGTGGCGCTCGGCCTGCTGCTCGTGCTGCGCAGCGTGACCGCTCTGAGTGACAGGACCGCGCTGATCCTGGACGTGGCCGTCGTCGGCGGGCTCACCCTGTGCTGGCTGGTGCCGGCGGTCCTGATGCGCCGCGGAAGCACTCCCACGTCCGTAGCAGACCCCGAAGAGCACGGGCAGGACGCCCCGGAGCCGCCCTCACCCGGGCTGCCGGAGCCCCGCCAGGGTCCGGAGGCAGGCCCGGGCAGCGACGAGTACCGCCGGCCCGGAGGGGCCGGCGGTACTCGTCGGGGCGGGTCTCAGCCCCCGTGACCGCCGCTGCCGAAGGCGCCGCCGCTCTCGTCCGAGTCACGGGGCGGCTTGCTCTCGGGTGCGGGCCGGGAGCCCATGTTGCCGTAGCCGTGGAGCTCGTGAGGTGTCAGGCGCCCCGGCACCTCGTGTCCCTCGGTGACGTCGAACTCGTCCGGCTCCAGGCGGCTCTCGTAATGGGTCTGGTGATCGGGCCGCACCGGCTGCTCCTCGGGTCCCGGTGGGGCATCGCGCCGCCGCCGCGCGCCCACCTGCCAGACCACATAGACGAGCAGGACGATGAGACCGACCACGATCAGTCCGAACACGATGACCGCGGGTGCTCCCTCACCGGCCGCGAGGACAGTGGCGACGTCCCCCGCCGGCTCGTTGATAGTGACCATGTCTACCGGGTACCCAATCTGGCCGGTATATCCGCCGGTGAGCGGCCGGACCCCCGAATGGACCCGATTTCAGGACCCCCTTTCAGGCGGCGGTGCGGTCCGCCGCGGTGAGGGCCTTCAGCAGCTCGTCCCGCTTCATCGTGGACCGGCCCGGGATGCCGAGGTCGGTGGCGCGGGCGTAGAGCTCCTTCTCGCCGAGCCCGGCCAGGTCCGCGCTCGTTCGCACCCGGTCCTCGTACGTGTCGTGGTGGTCCTCGGGCCGCTCGGCATCAGTGGCCGCGCGGGGTGACCAGGCCGGATTCGTAGGCGAGGATCACGAGCTGGGCGCGGTCACGGGCGTGGAGTTTGGCCATGGCCCGGTTGACGTGCGTCTTCGCGGTGAGCGGGCTGATCACCATGCGGTCGGCGATCTGCTCGTTGGACAGGCCCTGCGCCACCAGGGCGAC
Coding sequences within:
- a CDS encoding DUF6328 family protein; its protein translation is MRIARTGPGKRRETPQQRLDRLWGELLREVRVALAGVQLLFVFLLAVAFTPLFPRLGESDRLMYVVCLLLGAAATGLLTAPVSIHRMVTGRGMKYEAVTWASRFTIAGLAILLCMVALGLLLVLRSVTALSDRTALILDVAVVGGLTLCWLVPAVLMRRGSTPTSVADPEEHGQDAPEPPSPGLPEPRQGPEAGPGSDEYRRPGGAGGTRRGGSQPP
- a CDS encoding DUF6479 family protein — translated: MVTINEPAGDVATVLAAGEGAPAVIVFGLIVVGLIVLLVYVVWQVGARRRRDAPPGPEEQPVRPDHQTHYESRLEPDEFDVTEGHEVPGRLTPHELHGYGNMGSRPAPESKPPRDSDESGGAFGSGGHGG
- a CDS encoding Rho termination factor N-terminal domain-containing protein encodes the protein MRTSADLAGLGEKELYARATDLGIPGRSTMKRDELLKALTAADRTAA